One Methanococcus aeolicus Nankai-3 DNA segment encodes these proteins:
- the cobM gene encoding precorrin-4 C(11)-methyltransferase yields MNRKITIVGAGSGAPDLITVRGAKAIENADIIIYAGSLVNKEVLNYNKKNAKIYNSATMHLGEVIGVIVDGVNNGLNVVRVHTGDPSIYGAIKEQMDELKKYDIGVDIVPGVSSLFGAMSSLQAELTLPDVSQTIIITRPEGRTPKPQSEKISDLAKHKATMAIYLGVGMIDKVVNELLEGYELDTPVAVVYHATWEDEKIIRGTLKNIAKKVKEEGITKTALIIVGEVLDPKRYEYSKLYDKTFETEYRKAEK; encoded by the coding sequence ATGAATAGAAAAATTACAATAGTTGGAGCTGGTTCAGGAGCTCCCGATTTAATAACTGTAAGAGGAGCAAAAGCTATTGAAAATGCAGACATAATTATTTATGCTGGTTCTTTGGTAAATAAAGAAGTTTTAAACTACAATAAAAAAAATGCCAAAATCTACAACAGTGCTACAATGCATCTTGGGGAAGTAATTGGCGTAATAGTAGATGGAGTAAATAATGGTTTAAATGTTGTTAGGGTGCATACTGGAGACCCCTCAATTTATGGGGCAATTAAAGAACAAATGGACGAATTAAAAAAATATGATATTGGCGTAGATATTGTTCCCGGTGTATCTTCCCTATTTGGTGCTATGAGCTCATTACAGGCAGAATTAACACTTCCAGATGTTTCCCAAACCATCATAATAACTCGACCAGAAGGTAGAACCCCAAAACCACAATCCGAAAAAATAAGCGATTTGGCAAAACATAAGGCCACAATGGCTATTTATTTGGGCGTTGGCATGATTGATAAGGTTGTAAATGAGCTATTGGAAGGTTATGAGTTGGATACTCCTGTTGCCGTAGTTTATCATGCAACATGGGAAGATGAAAAAATAATCAGAGGAACATTAAAAAACATAGCTAAAAAGGTAAAAGAGGAAGGAATTACAAAAACAGCACTTATAATTGTAGGTGAGGTTTTAGACCCTAAACGGTATGAATACTCTAAGTTATATGATAAAACTTTTGAAACCGAATATAGAAAAGCAGAAAAATAA
- a CDS encoding phosphoadenosine phosphosulfate reductase domain-containing protein, translating to MYSDYNNNDNNMDKTMFSKFKEDTKFASKYEIDILNKLTNKNFNYDDLILLEKLAGDDYRKRVYLDENVQIGTMEFDLLDLEWKFTPSPYYYYLESPKLKLVPTKRRLKGKYLKEEYIENIDEYKTIVENTDYFVGIDMGKFLGVGIKRDNRIKVKDLQKKNDEIRIKKIENYLQDNKERINKLVQHSKDILVEYIQKYENKNYVINVSFSGGKDSAVSTLLATEIMEDMDVLFIDTGLEYPETNQYVKDFAKKYDLNLHTIDGDNFWDEVDEEGIPTKDDRWCNSTCKLIPLEEFFEEHYPNKKILTIDGSRKLESFARANLEYTRQSGFIDAQTNLFPILDWNSIDIWSYIFLNDVLYNPMYEEGFERIGCYMCPAALNSEFLRVKELHPKLWDKWACQLRKEDYDEEEILRGFWRWDELPPKMRELRRNIEKRCVTNE from the coding sequence ATGTATAGTGATTACAATAATAATGATAACAATATGGATAAAACAATGTTCTCAAAATTTAAAGAGGATACAAAATTTGCATCAAAATATGAAATTGATATATTAAATAAATTAACAAATAAAAACTTCAATTATGATGATTTAATATTATTGGAGAAATTGGCAGGAGATGATTATAGAAAAAGAGTTTATTTGGACGAAAATGTTCAAATAGGAACTATGGAGTTCGATTTATTAGATTTAGAATGGAAATTTACACCTTCGCCATATTATTATTATCTTGAAAGTCCAAAATTAAAATTGGTGCCAACAAAAAGAAGATTAAAAGGAAAATATTTAAAAGAAGAATATATTGAAAATATTGATGAATATAAAACCATTGTAGAAAATACGGACTATTTTGTTGGTATTGATATGGGGAAATTTTTGGGAGTGGGAATAAAAAGAGATAACAGAATTAAAGTAAAAGACCTCCAAAAGAAAAATGATGAAATAAGAATTAAAAAAATAGAAAACTACCTACAAGATAACAAAGAAAGAATAAATAAACTTGTTCAACATTCAAAAGATATTCTTGTAGAATATATTCAAAAATACGAAAATAAAAATTATGTAATAAATGTATCTTTTAGTGGTGGAAAGGATAGTGCCGTATCAACTTTATTAGCTACCGAAATTATGGAGGATATGGATGTATTATTTATAGATACAGGGCTTGAATATCCAGAAACCAACCAATATGTAAAAGATTTCGCAAAAAAATATGATTTAAATTTACATACAATAGATGGAGATAATTTCTGGGATGAAGTGGATGAAGAAGGCATACCAACAAAAGACGATAGATGGTGCAATAGCACATGTAAATTGATACCATTGGAAGAATTCTTTGAGGAACATTACCCAAACAAAAAAATATTGACAATAGACGGCTCCCGAAAATTAGAAAGTTTTGCACGGGCAAATTTAGAATATACAAGACAGAGCGGATTTATTGATGCCCAAACCAATTTATTCCCAATTCTTGATTGGAATTCTATTGACATTTGGAGCTACATATTTTTAAATGATGTATTGTATAATCCAATGTATGAAGAAGGATTTGAAAGAATTGGTTGTTATATGTGTCCAGCGGCACTTAATAGTGAATTTTTAAGAGTAAAGGAGCTCCACCCAAAATTATGGGATAAGTGGGCATGCCAGTTAAGAAAAGAAGACTATGACGAAGAAGAAATATTAAGGGGATTTTGGAGATGGGACGAACTCCCCCCTAAAATGAGAGAACTTAGAAGAAATATAGAAAAAAGGTGTGTGACTAATGAATAG
- the recJ gene encoding single-stranded-DNA-specific exonuclease RecJ has product MELLKNLKLAVKILRKNRNNNILVYTHIDTDGITSRVILEELMNKLNINAEFRFLKQLGTDTINEIPFNDYDLIIFADLGSGQINLIKEKLKNEKTKIPHIIILDHHITAKTQIPENIINVNPWNNNIDGGKEICGAGVCYLFAKTCNPRYTDLAKYAILGAVGDVQNLEGKLNGLNETILKDAIELGDIVAFPDLQFYGKHTKPLFASIKYFSDVRTDLLNNDSRIINFINNINRKHNLNIVAKESLCDLTFEEKRILGSEFLNKCNKYVPNSWAKFLPKVIFGNSYEFKQEEIKTPFRNLEEFSTCINACSRYGDYETPLQVLNGDRDKYYSKMITRLNNHKRNLSKSLQYIKDEVEIIQTSKFQYFEVEKGMIEGHIIGIVAGMSYSIEEVDWKKPIFALGELDNGYKVSARCPKLLSFAEDINLADAINYASKKMGGSGGGHKFACGAYIPEKGDFIKHLECRV; this is encoded by the coding sequence ATGGAGCTCCTTAAAAATTTAAAATTGGCAGTCAAAATATTAAGAAAAAATAGAAACAATAATATATTAGTATATACACATATTGATACAGATGGCATAACTTCCAGAGTAATTTTAGAGGAATTAATGAATAAATTAAATATAAACGCAGAATTCAGATTTTTAAAGCAGTTGGGAACAGATACAATAAATGAAATTCCTTTTAATGATTATGATTTAATTATTTTTGCAGATTTAGGAAGTGGGCAAATTAATTTAATTAAAGAGAAATTAAAAAACGAAAAAACCAAAATTCCCCATATAATAATTTTAGACCATCATATAACAGCAAAAACGCAAATACCAGAAAATATAATAAATGTAAATCCTTGGAATAATAATATAGATGGAGGAAAAGAGATTTGCGGTGCTGGTGTGTGCTATTTATTTGCTAAAACATGTAATCCACGATATACAGATTTAGCGAAATATGCCATTTTAGGAGCTGTTGGAGATGTTCAGAATTTAGAAGGCAAATTAAATGGATTAAATGAAACAATATTAAAAGATGCCATTGAATTGGGGGACATAGTGGCATTTCCAGATTTACAATTTTACGGAAAGCATACTAAACCATTATTCGCATCAATAAAGTATTTTTCAGATGTTAGGACTGATTTATTAAATAATGATTCGAGAATTATCAATTTTATAAATAATATAAATAGAAAACATAATTTAAATATTGTAGCAAAAGAAAGTTTATGCGATTTAACATTTGAGGAAAAAAGAATATTGGGAAGTGAATTTTTAAATAAATGCAATAAATATGTTCCCAATTCATGGGCGAAATTCCTTCCAAAAGTTATATTTGGTAATAGCTACGAGTTTAAACAGGAGGAAATAAAAACACCATTTAGGAATTTGGAGGAGTTTTCTACCTGTATTAATGCTTGTTCGAGATATGGAGATTATGAAACACCACTACAAGTATTAAATGGAGATAGGGACAAATATTATTCTAAAATGATAACAAGATTAAATAACCATAAAAGAAATCTCTCAAAATCACTTCAATATATTAAAGACGAAGTTGAAATAATTCAGACAAGCAAATTTCAATATTTTGAAGTAGAAAAAGGTATGATTGAAGGGCATATTATTGGTATTGTTGCTGGAATGAGTTATTCAATAGAGGAAGTCGATTGGAAAAAGCCCATATTTGCATTGGGGGAATTGGATAATGGATATAAAGTTTCTGCACGATGTCCAAAATTATTATCATTTGCCGAAGATATAAATCTCGCCGATGCTATAAATTATGCATCTAAAAAAATGGGCGGTAGTGGTGGAGGACATAAATTCGCCTGTGGTGCATATATACCAGAAAAAGGAGATTTTATAAAACATCTTGAATGTAGAGTGTAG
- a CDS encoding phosphate ABC transporter substrate-binding protein: protein MLLFSGCVNSNDANINMDNPDNTMHTTTEISISMAGGTAVVPIAQETAKIFMKSNPNVKIEVVGGGSGFGINEIGEKRIDIGMAGRNIKSSEMEKYPDLIAYKIAVDGVALVVNKENIINNLTTEQLQKIYSKTITNWKEVGGNDEPINTYTRDELSGTRDTFWKLALNKNNISDKALVVASNGEMKAKVSADKNGIGYISVGYIDESVKPVALDGVSPTKENIKKGDYKVYRPLILITNGKPEPIVKEYIDYILSPEGQKIIVNKGFLPIN from the coding sequence ATGCTACTATTTAGTGGCTGTGTTAATTCAAATGATGCCAATATAAACATGGACAATCCAGACAATACAATGCATACAACAACCGAAATATCAATATCTATGGCAGGGGGAACTGCTGTTGTCCCAATTGCACAGGAAACAGCCAAAATATTTATGAAGTCCAATCCCAATGTTAAAATAGAAGTAGTTGGAGGAGGTTCAGGATTTGGAATAAACGAAATTGGAGAAAAAAGAATAGATATAGGAATGGCTGGAAGAAATATAAAAAGTAGCGAAATGGAGAAATACCCTGACTTAATAGCTTACAAAATAGCCGTTGATGGTGTTGCCCTAGTGGTTAATAAAGAAAATATAATAAATAATTTAACAACAGAACAGCTACAAAAAATATACTCTAAAACAATTACCAACTGGAAAGAAGTTGGAGGAAATGATGAACCAATAAATACATATACTCGAGATGAATTAAGCGGAACCAGAGATACATTCTGGAAATTGGCACTAAATAAGAATAATATATCAGATAAAGCTCTTGTAGTGGCTTCAAATGGAGAAATGAAAGCAAAGGTTTCAGCAGATAAAAACGGAATTGGTTATATCTCTGTTGGATATATTGACGAATCTGTAAAACCTGTGGCATTAGATGGAGTTAGTCCAACAAAAGAAAATATTAAAAAAGGAGACTATAAAGTATATAGACCATTAATATTAATTACAAACGGAAAACCAGAACCCATCGTTAAAGAATATATTGATTATATATTAAGCCCAGAAGGGCAAAAAATCATAGTAAATAAAGGATTTTTACCCATAAATTAA
- a CDS encoding double-cubane-cluster-containing anaerobic reductase has protein sequence MELKAMNNLMTKFSNRKNQLYGEKEEGKKVFGLFCSFVPIELVLASNSIPVGLCGGKNDTIAIAEEDLPRNICPLVKSSYGFKKAKSCPYFEAADVVIGETTCDAKKKMFELLENLVNTHVMQLPHFKDEKSLNLWISEVEELKELIEKESGNTITEEALKEAVDKVNKMRKLFYKIYDLRANHPSPIKGSDTLKLFQFAYLLDINDTIEVLEELIPELEDRVNNKEGYTGKRILITGCPMVAGNTKIVDLIEECNGIVVGEESCTGTRQFENLVEGYTVKDLAERYFKIPCAVAYKNEERIKRIKELVKELNVDGVVYYTLQYCHTFNVEGAKIEKELKEENIPIIRIETDYSESDKEQLKTRLEAFIEMI, from the coding sequence ATGGAATTAAAGGCCATGAATAATTTAATGACTAAATTTTCAAATAGAAAAAATCAATTATATGGAGAAAAAGAAGAAGGTAAAAAAGTATTTGGTCTTTTTTGCTCATTTGTTCCTATTGAATTAGTTTTAGCATCAAATTCAATCCCTGTTGGATTATGTGGTGGGAAAAATGATACAATAGCAATAGCTGAAGAAGATTTGCCAAGAAATATTTGTCCCCTTGTAAAATCTTCCTATGGATTTAAAAAGGCAAAATCATGCCCATATTTTGAAGCTGCTGATGTAGTTATTGGAGAAACCACATGCGATGCAAAAAAGAAAATGTTTGAATTATTGGAAAACCTTGTTAATACCCATGTTATGCAACTTCCCCATTTTAAAGATGAAAAATCATTAAATTTATGGATAAGTGAAGTAGAGGAATTAAAAGAACTTATTGAAAAGGAAAGTGGAAACACCATAACAGAAGAAGCATTAAAAGAAGCAGTTGATAAAGTAAATAAAATGAGAAAATTATTTTATAAGATATATGATTTACGAGCAAATCACCCATCACCAATAAAAGGTAGCGATACATTAAAATTATTCCAATTTGCTTATTTATTAGATATTAATGATACAATTGAAGTTTTAGAAGAATTAATTCCTGAATTGGAAGATAGAGTAAATAATAAGGAAGGATACACAGGAAAAAGAATATTGATAACAGGTTGCCCGATGGTGGCAGGAAATACAAAAATAGTAGATTTAATTGAAGAATGTAATGGTATTGTCGTAGGGGAAGAAAGTTGTACGGGAACAAGGCAATTTGAAAATCTTGTAGAAGGATATACTGTAAAAGATTTGGCTGAAAGATACTTTAAAATCCCTTGTGCAGTGGCATACAAAAATGAAGAAAGAATTAAAAGAATTAAAGAATTAGTTAAAGAATTAAATGTCGATGGTGTTGTATATTATACACTTCAATACTGCCATACATTCAATGTAGAGGGGGCCAAAATAGAAAAGGAATTGAAAGAAGAAAATATTCCAATAATAAGAATTGAAACTGATTATTCTGAAAGCGATAAAGAACAGCTTAAAACACGATTGGAAGCATTTATTGAAATGATTTAA
- a CDS encoding acyl-CoA dehydratase activase — protein MILGIDIGSTTTKLVLMDNSDNNKIITHLVRNMGVIIEENDIINEIKEFEKKYSIDKIVATGYGRHKLSFADKIVPEVLALGAGANYFFKDIDGVIDIGGQDCKVLKVNDKGKVVDFILSDKCAAGTGKFMEKCLNILNIQDDLNNYYSDNIVDISSMCVVFAESEIISLLSKKTPKEDILMGVYNSIANRITPMANKLKINNIVFSGGVAKNNILAGVLENKLNKKLLIPENPQIVCCTGACLMI, from the coding sequence ATGATTTTAGGCATAGATATTGGTTCTACAACAACCAAATTAGTTTTAATGGATAATTCTGACAATAATAAAATAATAACCCATTTAGTAAGAAATATGGGCGTAATTATTGAAGAAAATGACATTATAAATGAAATAAAAGAGTTTGAAAAAAAATATTCAATAGATAAAATAGTAGCAACAGGATATGGGAGACATAAATTATCTTTTGCAGATAAAATAGTTCCCGAAGTTTTAGCGTTGGGAGCTGGTGCAAATTACTTTTTTAAGGACATTGACGGAGTTATAGATATCGGGGGTCAGGATTGCAAAGTTTTAAAAGTAAATGACAAAGGAAAAGTAGTTGATTTTATATTATCAGATAAATGTGCCGCAGGAACTGGCAAATTTATGGAAAAGTGTCTAAATATACTAAATATACAGGACGATTTAAACAATTATTATTCTGATAATATTGTAGATATATCCTCTATGTGTGTAGTTTTTGCAGAAAGTGAAATAATATCGCTATTGTCTAAAAAAACGCCAAAAGAAGATATTTTAATGGGTGTTTATAATAGTATTGCAAATAGAATTACACCAATGGCAAACAAATTAAAAATAAACAACATCGTATTTAGTGGAGGTGTTGCAAAAAATAATATTTTAGCGGGCGTTTTAGAAAACAAACTAAATAAAAAACTTTTAATTCCTGAAAATCCACAAATTGTTTGTTGTACGGGGGCTTGTTTAATGATTTAA